A single Callithrix jacchus isolate 240 chromosome 4, calJac240_pri, whole genome shotgun sequence DNA region contains:
- the MDC1 gene encoding mediator of DNA damage checkpoint protein 1 isoform X10, giving the protein MMEDTQAIDWDIEEEEETEQSCESLGCNLEPVGRLHIFSGAHGPEKDFPLHLGKNVIGRMPGCSVALPFPSISKQHAEIEISAWDKAPILRDCGSLNGTQILRPPKVLSPGVSHRLRDQELILFADLPCQYHRLDVPLPFVSRGPLTVEETPRVQGGTQPQRLLLAEDSEEEVDSLSERCVIKKSRTTSSSVGMIVPESDEEGNSPVLGGPGLPFAFTLNSDTVAEDQQPATEEASSAARRGAAIEPEQSEAEVTTEIQLEKNQPSVKERDNDTKVKRGAGNGVVLAGMMLERSQPPAEDSDTDVDDDSRPPGRPAEVHLERVQPLGFIDSDTDIEEEGIPATPAVVPMKKRKIFHGVGIRGPGAPGLAHLQESQAGSDTDMEEGKAPQAVPLKKSQASMVINSDTDDEEEVSAALTLARLKESQPALWNRDAEEDMAQPVVLLQRSQTTTGRDSDTDEEEKLPVENKEAVPKGHTKIRALFRAHSEKNQHSFRDSDKSVEADKSSPGIHLERSQASTTVDINTQVKESAMVPMQGTNQTDVEAGGGREKLLVVSLEEAWPPPHGLCETDAEEGTSLAASAVADVRKSQLPAEGDAGAEWATAVLKQERALKVGAQGQSPVAQMEQDLPISRENLTDLVVDTDALGESTQRQGEGAQVPTGREREPHVGGTKDSKDNCDDSEDLDLQATQCFLERKNQSLEGSLDEPWEVLATQPFCLRESKDSETQPFDTYLEACGSCLSPPRAIPGDQHPESPVHTEPMGIQGREMQTMDKDMGLNCKMPPAKKASRIRAAKKASRGDQESPDACLHPTVPETSAPPLKPLNSQSQKRLAPQPLLSPFPPSIEPTIPKTRQNGNREAPGTPLSSELEPFHPKPKIITQKSSRMTPFPATSAALEPQPSTSTTHPDTPKPTSQATRGKTNRSSVKTPETFVPTAPELQPSTSTDQPVTPEPTFQATRGRKNRFSVKTPETVVPTAPEPHPSTSRDQPVTPKPTSQATRGKTNRSSIKTPETFVPTAPELQPSTSTNQLVTHEFTSWATRGRTNRSSVKTPESTVPVAPELPPSTSTDQPVTPEPTSRTTRGRTNKSSVKTPESVVSTAPELQPCTSTDQLVTPEPTSQTTRGRTNKSAVKSPESVVSTAPELQPCTSTDQLVTPEPTSRATRGRKNRSSVKNPERVISTAPELQASTSTDQPVTPEPTSQATRRRKNRSSVKTPETVVPIASELQASAFTDQPVTPEPTSQATRGRKNRPSVKTPETVVPIASELQASASTDQPVTPEPTFQATRGRKNRSSVKTPETVVPIASELQASASTDQPVTPEPTSQATRGRKNRPSVKTPETVVPIASELQASASTDQPVTPEPTSRTTRGRTNRSSVKTPESVVPTAPELQVSASTVQPVTPEPTSQTTRGRTNRSSVKTPESVVPIAPELQPSTSRNQLVTPEPTSRATRGRTDGSSVRTPEPVVPTAPEPLPTTSIDQPVTPKPTSRATRGRVNRSSVKTPKPVEPAASNLEPLIPTDLPVTPEAIAQGSQSKTLRSSIVSAVSVPTTLEFQSPVTTDQPISPEPIPQASCSKRQRVIGNPGSLKTPIDHKPCSAPLETKSQASRNQRWGAVREAESLTAIPEPASFQLLETPTHASQIQKVEAVGRSRFTSEPQPKVSQSRKRAFATTDSPPLQKQPRREVSQKTVFLKEELEDTTEKPGKEEDVMTPKPGKKKRDQAEEEPNSIQSRSLRRTKFTRESTAPKVLFTGVVDAQGERAVLALGGSLADSAAEASHLVTDRIRRTVKFLCALGRGIPILSLDWLHQSRKAGCFLPPDEYVVTDPEQEKNFGFSLQDALSRARERRLLEGYEIHVTPGVQPPPPQMGEIISCCGGTVLPSMPRSYKPQRVVITCSQDFPRCSVPRRVGLPLLSPEFLLTGVLKQEAKPEAFVLSPLEMSST; this is encoded by the exons ATGATGGAGGACACCCAAGCTATTGATTGGGACattgaagaagaggaggagacagagcAATCCTGTGAATCCTTGGGGTGTAACTTGGAGCCAGTAGGGCGGCTACATATCTTTAGTGGTGCCCATGGACCAGAAAAAG ATTTCCCACTACACCTTGGGAAGAATGTGATAGGCCGAATGCCTGGCTGCTCTGTGGCCCTGCCCTTTCCATCTATCTCCAAACAACATGCAGAGATTGAAATCTCAGCCTGGGACAAGGCACCTATCCTCCGAGACTGTGGGAGCCTTAATGGTACTCAAATCCTGAGGCCTCCTAAGGTTTTGAGCCCTGGGGTGAGTCACCGTCTGAGGGACCAGGAATTGATTCTCTTTGCTGACTTGCCCTGCCAGTACCATCGCCTGGATGTCCCCCTGCCCTTTGTCTCCCGGGGCCCTCTGACTGTAGAAGAGACACCCAGGGTACAGGGAGGAACTCAACCCCAGAGGCTTCTGTTGGCTGAGGACTCAGAGGAGGAAGTAG ATTCTCTTTCTGAAAGGTGTGTGATAAAAAAATCAAGGACAACATCTTCCTCCGTGGGAATGATAGTTCCAGAGAG TGATGAAGAGGGGAATTCCCCTGTCCTGGGTGGCCCTGGGCTGCCTTTTGCCTTCACTTTGAACAGTGACACAGTTGCAGAAGATCAGCAACCAGCCACAGAGGAGGCCTCCTCAGCTGCCAGAAGAGGTGCTGCTATAGAGCCAGAGCAGTCTGAAGCTGAAGTCACAACTGAAATCCAGCTTGAAAAGAATCAGCCTTCAGTGAAGGAGAGGGACAATGACACAAAAGTCAAGAGGGGTGCAGGGAATGGGGTTGTTTTAGCTGGGATGATGCTGGAGAGGAGCCAACCTCCTGCAGAGGACAGTGACACAGATGTGGATGATGACAGCAGGCCTCCTGGAAGGCCAGCTGAGGTCCATTTAGAAAGGGTTCAGCCTCTTGGCTTCATCGACAGTGACACTGATATAGAAGAAGAGGGGATCCCAGCAACCCCAGCTGTAGTTCCtatgaagaagaggaagatctTCCATGGAGTTGGTATAAGGGGTCCTGGAGCACCAGGGCTGGCCCATCTGCAGGAGAGTCAGGCTGGTAGTGATACAGATATGGAGGAGGGCAAAGCCCCACAGGCTGTCCCTCTGAAAAAAAGCCAAGCTTCCATGGTGATCAATAGCGATACAGATGATGAGGAAGAAGTCTCAGCAGCGCTGACTTTAGCACGTCTGAAAGAGAGTCAACCTGCTCTATGGAACAGAGATGCAGAAGAGGACATGGCCCAACCTGTGGTCCTTCTGCAGCGAAGCCAAACCACCACTGGGAGAGACAGTGACACAGATGAGGAGGAAAAGCTCCCAGTGGAAAATAAAGAAGCTGTCCCCAAGGGTCACACAAAGATTAGAGCCCTTTTTAGAGCGCATTCAGAAAAAAACCAACATTCTTTTAGGGACAGTGATAAGAGTGTGGAAGCAGATAAGAGTTCACCTGGGATCCACCTGGAGAGAAGCCAAGCCTCCACCACAGTGGACATCAACACACAAGTGAAGGAGTCAGCCATGGTGCCTATGCAGGGGACAAATCAAACAGATGTGGAAGCAGGTGGGGGACGAGAAAAGCTGCTTGTGGTATCTCTAGAAGAAGCCTGGCCTCCTCCACATGGGCTCTGTGAAACAGATGCAGAGGAGGGCACCTCCTTGGCAGCCTCAGCAGTTGCAGATGTAAGAAAGAGCCAGCTTCCAGCAGAAGGGGATGCTGGGGCAGAGTGGGCAACAGCTGTTCTTAAGCAGGAGAGAGCTCTTAAGGTGGGGGCCCAAGGTCAATCACCTGTGGCACAAATGGAGCAGGACCTCCCTATCTCAAGAGAGAACCTCACAGATCTGGTGGTGGATACAGATGCTTTAGGGGAATCCACCCAGCGACAGGGAGAGGGAGCCCAGGTCCCcacaggaagggagagagaaccACATGTGGGTGGAACCAAGGACTCTAAAGACAACTGTGATG ATTCTGAAGATCTGGACCTACAAGCTACCCAATGCTTTCTGGAGAGAAAGAATCAGAGCTTAGAAG GTAGCCTAGATGAACCATGGGAGGTCCTGGCTACACAGCCATTCTGTCTGAGAGAGTCCAAGGACTCTGAGACCCAGCCTTTTGACACCTACCTTGAGGCCTGTGGATCTTGCCTGTCTCCACCTAGGGCAATACCAGGAGACCAACATCCAGAGAGCCCAGTCCACACAGAGCCAATGGGGATTCAAGGCAGAGAGATGCAGACTATGGATAAAGATATGG GCCTGAATTGCAAGATGCCACCTGCTAAGAAGGCTTCCAGGATCAGAGCTGCTAAGAAAGCTTCCAGG GGTGATCAGGAATCTCCAGATGCTTGTCTGCATCCTACAGTGCCTGAAACGTCAGCCCCACCCCTAAAGCCCCTTAACTCTCAGAGCCAGAAACGTCTTGCACCTCAgccccttctttctccctttccaccTTCTATCGAGCCAACCATTCCTAAGACCAGGCAAAATGGGAATCGGGAAGCTCCAGGGACTCCCTTGTCCTCAGAGCTGGAGCCTTTTCATCCAAAGCCTAAGATCATAACTCAGAAGTCCTCCAGGATGACACCCTTTCCAGCTACCTCAGCTGCCCTTGAGCCCCAGCCTTCCACCTCCACAACCCATCCAGACACTCCCAAGCCCACATCTCAGGCCACTAGGGGCAAGACAAATAGGTCCTCTGTCAAGACCCCTGAAACATTTGTCCCCACAGCCCCTGAGCTCCAGCCTTCCACTTCCACAGACCAGCCTGTCACACCTGAGCCCACATTTCAGGCTACTAGGGGAAGAAAAAATAGATTCTCTGTCAAGACCCCTGAAACAGTTGTCCCCACAGCCCCTGAGCCCCACCCTTCCACCTCCAGAGACCAGCCTGTCACTCCCAAGCCCACATCTCAGGCCACTAGGGGCAAGACAAATAGGTCCTCTATCAAGACCCCTGAAACATTTGTACCTACAGCCCCTGAGCTCCAGCCTTCCACCTCCACAAACCAACTTGTCACCCATGAGTTTACGTCTTGGGCTACTAGGGGCAGGACAAATAGGTCCTCTGTCAAGACCCCTGAATCAACTGTCCCTGTAGCCCCTGAGCTCCCACCTTCCACCTCCACAGACCAGCCTGTCACCCCTGAGCCCACATCTCGGACCACTAGGGGCAGGACAAATAAGTCCTCTGTCAAGACTCCTGAATCAGTTGTATCCACAGCCCCTGAGCTCCAACCTTGCACCTCCACAGACCAGCTTGTCACCCCTGAGCCCACATCTCAGACCACTAGGGGCAGGACAAATAAGTCCGCTGTCAAGTCCCCTGAATCAGTTGTATCCACAGCCCCTGAGCTCCAACCTTGCACCTCCACAGACCAGCTTGTCACCCCTGAGCCCACATCTCGGGCTactagaggaagaaaaaatagatcCTCTGTCAAGAACCCTGAACGAGTTATCTCCACAGCCCCTGAGCTCCAGGCCTCCACCTCCACAGACCAGCCTGTCACCCCTGAGCCTACATCTCAGGCTACTAGGCGAAGAAAAAATAGGTCCTCTGTCAAGACCCCTGAAACAGTAGTCCCCATAGCCTCTGAGCTCCAGGCTTCTGCCTTCACAGACCAGCCTGTCACCCCTGAGCCCACATCTCAGGCTACTAGGGGAAGAAAAAATAGGCCCTCTGTCAAGACCCCTGAAACAGTTGTCCCCATAGCCTCTGAGCTCCAGGCTTCTGCCTCCACAGACCAGCCTGTCACCCCTGAGCCCACATTTCAGGCTACTAGGGGAAGAAAAAATAGGTCCTCTGTCAAGACCCCTGAAACAGTTGTCCCCATAGCCTCTGAGCTCCAGGCTTCTGCCTCCACAGACCAGCCTGTCACCCCTGAGCCCACATCTCAGGCTACTAGGGGAAGAAAAAATAGGCCCTCTGTCAAGACCCCTGAAACAGTTGTCCCCATAGCCTCTGAGCTCCAGGCTTCTGCCTCCACAGACCAGCCTGTCACCCCTGAGCCCACATCTCGGACCACTAGGGGCAGGACAAACAGGTCCTCTGTCAAGACCCCTGAATCAGTCGTACCCACAGCCCCTGAGCTCCAGGTTTCTGCCTCCACAGTTCAACCTGTAACCCCTGAGCCTACATCTCAGACCACTAGGGGCAGGACAAATAGGTCCTCTGTCAAGACCCCTGAATCAGTTGTCCCTATAGCCCCTGAGCTCCAGCCTTCGACCTCCAGAAACCAGCTTGTCACCCCTGAGCCCACATCTAGGGCCACTAGGGGCAGGACAGATGGGTCTTCTGTCAGGACCCCTGAACCAGTTGTCCCCACAGCCCCTGAGCCCCTTCCTACAACCTCCATAGACCAGCCTGTCACACCTAAGCCCACATCTAGAGCCACTAGAGGAAGAGTAAATAGGTCCTCTGTCAAGACTCCCAAACCAGTTGAACCAGCAGCCTCTAATCTTGAGCCTCTTATCCCCACAGACCTGCCTGTCACCCCTGAGGCCATAGCTCAGGGTAGTCAGAGCAAAACACTGAGGTCTTCTATAGTAAGTGCTGTGTCCGTTCCTACCACCCTTGAATTCCAGTCCCCTGTTACCACAGATCAGCCTATTTCCCCTGAGCCTATTCCTCAAGCTAGTTGCAGCAAGAGGCAGAGAGTCATTGGGAATCCTGGCTCCCTCAAAACTCCCATTGACCATAAGCCTTGCTCTGCACCCCTGGAAACTAAATCCCAGGCCTCAAGGAACCAAAGATGGGGAGCAGTTAGAGAAGCTGAATCCCTTACAGCCATTCCTGAGCCTGCCTCTTTCCAGCTTCTTGAGACACCAACTCATGCCTCCCAGatccaaaaggtggaagcagTAGGTAGATCTAGGTTTACCTCAGAGCCCCAGCCTAAGGTCTCTCAAAGCCGCAAGAGGGCTTTTGCTACCACGGATTCACCACCACTTCAAAAACAGCCCCGAAGAGAAGTCTCCCAGAAGACAGTGTTTCTCAAGGAAGAGTTAGAAGATACTACAGAGAAGCCAGGGAAAGAAGAG GATGTCATGACTCcaaaaccaggcaagaaaaagagagaccagGCAGAGGAGGAGCCCAATAGCATACAGAGCCGCAGCCTCCGACGGACCAAATTTACCCGGGAATCAACAGCCCCCAAA GTGCTCTTCACAGGAGTGGTGGATGCCCAGGGAGAGCGGGCCGTGCTGGCACTGGGGGGAAGTCTGGCTGATTCAGCGGCAGAGGCTTCCCACCTGGTCACTGATCGAATCCGCCGGACAGTCAAGTTCCTGTGTGCCCTGGGGCGGGGAATCCCCATTCTCTCCCTGGACTGGCTGCATCAG TCCCGCAAGGCTGGTTGCTTCTTACCCCCGGATGAATATGTGGTGACTGATCCTGAGCAAGAGAAGAACTTTGGCTTTAGCCTTCAAGATGCTCTGAGCCGGGCTCGGGAGCGAAGGCTGCTGGAG GGCTATGAGATCCATGTGACCCCTGGAGTCCAGCCACCACCACCTCAGATGGGAGAGATCATCAGCTGCTGTGGAGGCACTGTCCTACCCAGCATGCCTCGGTCCTATAAG